GGCCTGGGTCTCCAGCTGACGCAGCTGCGACTCCAGGTACGACTTCAGACGCGTACGGTACTCGCGCTCGAAGCCGCGCAGGTCCTCGACCTTGCGCTCCAGCGTGGCGCGGGCGGACTCCAGGGAGCCCATCGCGACGCGGTGCTTCTCCTGCGCGTCCCGCTCCAGCGCGTCGGCCTTGGCGCGGGCGTCGCGCTCCAGACCCTCGGCGCGCGAACGGGCCTCGCCGACGATCTTGTTGGCCTCGGAACGGGCCTCGGCGATCGCCTGGTCGGCGGTCTGCTGGGCCAGCGAGAGCACCCGCGCGGCGCTGTCGCCACCGGGACCCTGGCCCATCGGACCGGGACCGCCCATCGGGTTCGGACCGCCCATCGGGCCCGGACCCATCTGCCCCTGCATCGGACCGGGGCCCTGGCCCATCGGTCCGGGACCCTGACCCATCGGGCCGGGGCCCTGCGGGCCCTGTCCGCCGGGGCCGGCGGGCAGCTGCGGGGCACCGCTCGGCAGCTGGGGCGGACCACCCATGGGGCCACCCATCTGCTGCTGCGGCGGGCCCGATATGCCGGCGGGCACCGGAGCGCCGGGACCTCGCATGCCCTGCTGCGGCATCCCGCCCTGCTGGGGCATGCCCGGCCCCTGCTGCTGGTGCTGCTGGTGCTGCTGGTGCTGCGGGTGCTGCTGGTCCTGCTGCTGCTCCGGAGGCTTGCGCATGTTCTGCTGGTTCTGCGCGGCGGCACGGGTGGCCGCGGCCAGCTTGGCGCGCAGGTCCTCGTTCTCACGGAGCAGACGGGTCAGCTCGGCCTCGACCTCGTCGAGGAAGGCATCGACCTCGTCCTCGTCATAGCCTTCTCGGAGGCGGACGGTCGTGAACTGCTTGTTCCGCACGTCCTCGGGGGTCAACGGCATCTCTTCACCTCAACGTAGTCATCGGCAGTCGGCAAGACCGTATCGTCCACACTCACGTCGCGAGGCTTCCCACGATGTAGATGAGGATGTAGACGATGATCATCAGAACGAAGAAGGACAGGTCGAGCGCCACGCCCCCGAGACGCAGCGGCGGGATGAACCGCCGCAGAAGCTTCAGCGGTGGATCGGTGACAGTGTAGGTGGCCTCCAGAACGACCACCATCGCCTTGCCGGGTTGCCACGAGCGGGCGAACTGGAACACATAATCCATGACCAATCGGAAGATCAGTACGATGAGGAACACCATCAGCGCGATGTAGAGAACCTCCATGGCCACGCCCATGATCGGTGCTTCCCTCTCCCCTGTTCCGTGCCGGTTGTCCGGTGGTGCGTCTCAGCTCTGGTTGAAGAACCCGCCCTCTGCGATGCGGGCCTTGTCCTCCGCCGTGACATCGACGTTAGCAGGCGACAACAGAAACACCTTCTGTGTCACCCGCTCGATGCTGCCGTGGAGACCGAACACCAGACCGGCCGCAAAGTCGACAAGTCGCTTCGCGTCCGTGTCGTCCATCTCCGTCAGATTCATGATCACCGGAGTGCCTTCACGGAAGTGTTCCCCGATGGTACGGGCCTCGTTGTAGGTCCGGGGGTGAAGTGTGGTGATGCGGTACGGCTCACGTTCCGACACGACCTTGGGCATGATCACCGGTGCGTTCTTCTCCAGGCTCGCGCGTTCTTGTGTGATGGATGCCACGGGCGCGATACGCGCCGGACGAGGGGATTCCGCCGGGAGCGAAGCGGAATGGGACACGGGTTCGCGGGGTGCCGGAGGCTGCATCACCCGTACCGGTTCGTCCCTTTGCTGCTGATGTGTACCGTGCGGCTGGTGCGACGGCTCGTGCCGCCTGCGGTCCCGCTCGGGCTCCGGGTCGAGTTCGGGTTCGAAGTCGTCATCGGGGTCGAAACCCCGGCCGTCG
The sequence above is drawn from the Streptomyces sp. SAT1 genome and encodes:
- a CDS encoding DivIVA domain-containing protein: MPLTPEDVRNKQFTTVRLREGYDEDEVDAFLDEVEAELTRLLRENEDLRAKLAAATRAAAQNQQNMRKPPEQQQDQQHPQHQQHQQHQQQGPGMPQQGGMPQQGMRGPGAPVPAGISGPPQQQMGGPMGGPPQLPSGAPQLPAGPGGQGPQGPGPMGQGPGPMGQGPGPMQGQMGPGPMGGPNPMGGPGPMGQGPGGDSAARVLSLAQQTADQAIAEARSEANKIVGEARSRAEGLERDARAKADALERDAQEKHRVAMGSLESARATLERKVEDLRGFEREYRTRLKSYLESQLRQLETQADDSLAPPRTSSAAASLPPSPAPSMAPAGASAPSYGGNGAMGGPSGPSGPSYGGQQQMSPAMTQPMAPVRPQGPSPMGQAPSPMRGFLIDEDDN
- a CDS encoding YggT family protein gives rise to the protein MGVAMEVLYIALMVFLIVLIFRLVMDYVFQFARSWQPGKAMVVVLEATYTVTDPPLKLLRRFIPPLRLGGVALDLSFFVLMIIVYILIYIVGSLAT
- a CDS encoding cell division protein SepF, giving the protein MAGAMRKMAVYLGLVEDDGYDGRGFDPDDDFEPELDPEPERDRRRHEPSHQPHGTHQQQRDEPVRVMQPPAPREPVSHSASLPAESPRPARIAPVASITQERASLEKNAPVIMPKVVSEREPYRITTLHPRTYNEARTIGEHFREGTPVIMNLTEMDDTDAKRLVDFAAGLVFGLHGSIERVTQKVFLLSPANVDVTAEDKARIAEGGFFNQS